In Pseudomonas sp. PDM14, a genomic segment contains:
- a CDS encoding EthD family reductase, which translates to MIKVSVMYPNTPGVRFDIGYYCGPHMVLVRECLGEACKGIAVDQGLAGGGPDSPPPYVAVGHLFFDSLEDFQRHFGPHAERIMGDLPNFTDAQPLVQISTVRMAP; encoded by the coding sequence ATGATCAAGGTCAGCGTGATGTACCCCAACACGCCCGGTGTGCGCTTCGACATCGGCTACTACTGCGGTCCGCACATGGTGTTGGTGCGCGAATGCCTGGGCGAAGCCTGCAAGGGCATCGCCGTCGACCAGGGCCTGGCTGGTGGCGGGCCGGACAGCCCGCCGCCCTACGTGGCGGTCGGCCACCTGTTCTTCGACAGCCTGGAAGACTTCCAGCGCCACTTCGGCCCGCATGCCGAGCGCATCATGGGCGACCTGCCGAACTTCACCGATGCCCAGCCGCTGGTGCAGATCAGCACCGTGCGCATGGCGCCCTGA
- a CDS encoding quinoprotein dehydrogenase-associated SoxYZ-like carrier yields the protein MHRRSMLLGLLGMPLLAAAVEGDPLPSVMWDYHHQRLLGGAPFVFDERVQVHVPPFAEDSRQVPVEVDARALPGRFTRLILWAELNPIPHVLTLYPSADIVPLLAIRIRVEQATPIRAALLDEQGVWRVGSAWVDAAGGGCTAPSVVRAQPGWEQRLGQVLGGSFARDDNQRLRVQVSHPMDNGLVGGIPEFYLDRAELRSPAGEVLARFDLYPAVSENPTLTMEVHGHPRSVLWLHDNNGNEFQAEL from the coding sequence ATGCACAGACGCTCCATGCTCCTGGGCCTGCTCGGCATGCCGCTGCTGGCTGCCGCCGTCGAGGGCGATCCGTTGCCCTCGGTGATGTGGGACTACCATCACCAGCGCCTGCTTGGCGGCGCGCCGTTCGTTTTTGACGAGCGCGTGCAGGTGCACGTGCCGCCGTTCGCCGAGGACTCGCGCCAGGTGCCGGTGGAAGTCGACGCCCGTGCGCTGCCCGGGCGCTTCACGCGGCTGATCCTCTGGGCCGAGCTCAATCCCATTCCCCACGTCCTCACGCTCTACCCGAGCGCGGACATCGTGCCGTTGCTGGCTATTCGCATCCGTGTCGAACAGGCCACGCCGATCCGCGCTGCGCTGCTGGACGAGCAGGGCGTGTGGCGTGTCGGCTCGGCCTGGGTCGATGCCGCCGGCGGTGGCTGCACGGCGCCCAGTGTGGTGCGCGCGCAACCGGGGTGGGAGCAGCGCCTGGGCCAGGTGCTCGGCGGCAGCTTCGCGCGTGACGACAACCAGCGCCTGCGCGTACAGGTGTCGCACCCGATGGACAACGGCCTGGTCGGTGGCATCCCCGAGTTCTACCTCGACCGCGCCGAGCTGCGCAGCCCCGCGGGCGAGGTACTGGCGCGCTTCGACCTGTACCCCGCAGTCAGCGAGAACCCGACCCTTACCATGGAGGTCCACGGCCACCCGCGCAGTGTGCTGTGGCTGCACGACAACAACGGCAACGAATTCCAGGCCGAGCTGTGA
- a CDS encoding malate:quinone oxidoreductase, protein MKKFFLTLLCLSVLGCSQPPEPEKTVDVLLIGGGVMSATLGTYLNELEPGWTIDIYERMDKVAEESSNAWNNAGTGHSAFCELNYTPETADGGIDISKAVAINESFEISKQFWSYQVEQGVLKNPKSFINNVPHMSFVWGDENVAYLKKRHAALQHSNLFRGMEYSEDPAQIGQWVPLAMANRDPAQKIAATRMPIGTDVNFGEITRQLVDSMTQREGVELHVQHEVRDIVRNDDGTWTVVVADLANDEKETSVKAKFVFIGAGGAALHLLQASGIPEADGYAGFPVGGQFLVTKNPEIVAQHQAKMYGKASVGSPPMSVPHLDTRVIDGQKVLLFGPFATFSSKFLKHGSLWDMFAAISTDNISPMTHAGWDNMDLTQYLIGQLMLSQDDRMDALREYFPDAKDADWELITAGQRVQVIKKDAEHGGVLQFGTEVVSAADGSIAALLGASPGASTAAPIMLSVLEKTFPEKLKSAPWQAKLKEIIPSYGQKLNDDLELTNKTRAWTSQTLQLTHVPVEPDAAAPAEAAAL, encoded by the coding sequence ATGAAAAAGTTTTTCCTCACCCTTCTCTGCCTCAGCGTCCTGGGTTGCTCCCAGCCGCCCGAGCCGGAAAAAACCGTAGACGTCCTGCTGATCGGCGGCGGCGTCATGAGTGCCACCCTCGGCACCTACCTGAATGAGCTGGAGCCTGGCTGGACCATCGACATCTACGAACGCATGGACAAGGTCGCCGAGGAAAGCTCGAACGCCTGGAACAATGCGGGCACCGGCCACTCGGCCTTCTGCGAACTGAACTACACCCCGGAAACCGCCGATGGCGGCATCGACATCAGCAAGGCCGTGGCGATCAACGAGTCGTTCGAGATCTCCAAGCAGTTCTGGTCCTACCAGGTCGAACAGGGCGTGCTGAAGAACCCCAAGTCGTTCATCAACAATGTGCCGCACATGAGCTTCGTCTGGGGTGACGAGAACGTCGCCTACCTGAAGAAGCGCCACGCCGCGCTGCAACACAGCAACCTGTTCCGCGGCATGGAGTACTCCGAGGACCCGGCGCAGATCGGCCAGTGGGTACCGCTGGCGATGGCCAACCGCGACCCGGCGCAAAAAATCGCCGCCACGCGCATGCCGATCGGCACCGACGTCAACTTCGGCGAGATCACCAGACAACTGGTCGACTCGATGACCCAGCGCGAAGGCGTCGAGCTGCACGTACAACACGAAGTGCGCGACATCGTGCGCAACGATGACGGCACCTGGACCGTGGTGGTCGCCGACCTGGCCAACGACGAGAAGGAAACCAGCGTCAAGGCCAAGTTCGTCTTCATCGGTGCCGGTGGCGCCGCCCTGCACCTGCTGCAGGCTTCGGGCATCCCGGAAGCCGACGGCTATGCCGGCTTCCCGGTGGGCGGCCAGTTCCTGGTCACCAAGAACCCGGAAATCGTCGCCCAGCACCAGGCCAAGATGTACGGCAAGGCCTCGGTCGGCTCGCCGCCGATGTCGGTTCCGCACCTGGACACCCGCGTGATCGACGGCCAGAAGGTCCTGCTCTTCGGACCGTTCGCCACCTTCTCCAGCAAGTTCCTCAAGCACGGCTCGCTGTGGGACATGTTCGCCGCCATCAGCACCGACAACATCAGCCCGATGACCCACGCCGGCTGGGACAACATGGACCTGACCCAGTACCTGATCGGCCAGCTGATGCTCAGCCAGGATGACCGCATGGACGCCCTGCGCGAGTACTTCCCGGACGCCAAGGACGCCGACTGGGAGTTGATCACCGCCGGCCAGCGCGTGCAGGTGATCAAGAAGGATGCCGAGCACGGTGGCGTGCTGCAGTTCGGCACCGAAGTGGTCAGCGCAGCGGACGGCAGCATCGCCGCCCTGCTCGGTGCCTCGCCAGGTGCCTCGACCGCCGCGCCGATCATGCTCAGCGTGCTGGAGAAGACCTTCCCGGAAAAACTCAAGTCCGCACCGTGGCAGGCCAAGCTCAAGGAAATCATTCCGTCCTACGGGCAGAAGCTCAACGATGACCTGGAGCTGACCAACAAGACCCGCGCCTGGACCAGCCAGACCCTGCAGCTGACCCATGTGCCGGTCGAGCCGGATGCCGCCGCGCCAGCAGAAGCCGCCGCACTGTAA
- the exaA gene encoding quinoprotein ethanol dehydrogenase, giving the protein MTTRSLPSSPRPVAVALQSLLLAGGLAFAGSALAKPVTWDDIANDHLTTNNVLQYGMGTNAQRWSPLAQVNADNVFKLTPAWSFSFGDEKQRGQESQAIVNDGVIYVTGSYSRVFALDAKTGKRLWTYNHRLPDNIRPCCDVVNRGAAIYGDKIYFGTLDARVVALNKDTGKVVWNKKFGDHATGYTMTGAPTLVKDQKTGKTLLIHGSSGDEFGVVGRLFARDPDTGEEVWMRPFVEGHMGRLNGKDSTPTGDVKAPSWPDDKNSPTGKKAAWSQGGGAPWQSASFDAETNTIIIGAGNPAPWNGWARTSDGGNPHDYDSLYTSGQVGVDPTTGEVKWFYQHTPNDAWDFSGNNELVLFDYKNKDGKTVKATAHADRNGFFYVVDRSNGKLQNAFPFVDKITWASHIDLKTGRPVENPGQRPPKPEPGEARGKAVEVSPPFLGGKNWNPMAYSQDTGLFYVPANHWKEDYWAEEPHYKAGSAYLGMGFRIKRLYDDHVGILRAMNPTTGKVVWEHKEKLPLWAGVLATKGNLVFTGTGDGYFKAFDAKTGKELWKFQTGTGVISPPITWDQDGEQYIGVTTGYGGAVPLWGGDMAELTKPVAQGGSFWVFKLPSWDNKSASR; this is encoded by the coding sequence ATGACAACAAGATCGTTACCCAGCTCGCCACGCCCTGTGGCCGTCGCCTTGCAAAGCCTGCTGCTGGCCGGAGGCCTGGCATTTGCCGGCAGTGCACTGGCCAAACCCGTTACCTGGGACGACATCGCCAACGACCACCTGACCACCAACAACGTGCTGCAGTACGGCATGGGCACCAACGCCCAGCGCTGGAGCCCGCTGGCCCAGGTCAACGCGGACAACGTGTTCAAGCTGACCCCGGCCTGGTCGTTCTCCTTCGGTGACGAGAAGCAACGCGGCCAGGAATCCCAGGCCATCGTCAACGACGGCGTGATCTACGTCACCGGCTCCTACTCCCGCGTGTTCGCCCTCGATGCGAAAACCGGCAAACGCCTGTGGACCTACAACCATCGCCTGCCGGACAACATCCGTCCGTGCTGCGACGTGGTCAACCGTGGCGCCGCCATCTACGGCGACAAGATCTACTTCGGCACCCTCGACGCCCGCGTCGTCGCGCTGAACAAGGACACCGGCAAAGTGGTGTGGAACAAGAAGTTCGGTGACCACGCCACCGGCTACACCATGACCGGCGCGCCGACCCTGGTGAAAGACCAGAAGACCGGCAAGACCCTGCTGATCCACGGCAGCTCCGGCGACGAGTTCGGCGTGGTTGGCCGCCTGTTCGCCCGCGACCCGGACACCGGCGAAGAAGTCTGGATGCGTCCGTTCGTGGAAGGCCACATGGGCCGCCTGAACGGCAAGGACAGCACCCCGACCGGCGACGTGAAAGCACCGTCCTGGCCGGATGACAAGAACTCGCCGACCGGCAAGAAAGCCGCCTGGAGCCAGGGTGGCGGTGCGCCGTGGCAGAGCGCCAGCTTCGACGCGGAAACCAACACCATCATCATCGGCGCCGGCAACCCGGCTCCGTGGAACGGCTGGGCGCGCACCTCCGACGGTGGCAACCCGCACGACTACGACAGCCTGTACACCTCCGGCCAGGTCGGCGTCGACCCCACCACCGGTGAAGTGAAGTGGTTCTACCAGCACACCCCGAACGATGCCTGGGACTTCTCCGGCAACAACGAGCTGGTGCTGTTCGACTACAAGAACAAGGATGGCAAGACCGTCAAGGCTACCGCCCACGCCGACCGCAACGGTTTCTTCTACGTGGTCGACCGCAGCAACGGCAAACTGCAGAACGCCTTCCCCTTCGTCGACAAGATCACCTGGGCCAGCCACATCGATCTGAAGACCGGTCGCCCCGTGGAGAACCCGGGCCAGCGTCCGCCGAAGCCCGAGCCGGGTGAAGCGCGCGGCAAGGCCGTGGAAGTTTCGCCACCGTTCCTCGGCGGCAAGAACTGGAACCCGATGGCCTACAGCCAGGACACCGGCCTGTTCTACGTCCCGGCCAACCACTGGAAAGAGGACTACTGGGCCGAGGAGCCGCACTACAAGGCCGGTTCCGCCTACCTGGGCATGGGCTTCCGCATCAAGCGCCTGTATGACGACCACGTCGGCATCCTGCGTGCGATGAACCCGACTACCGGCAAGGTCGTCTGGGAACACAAGGAAAAACTACCGCTGTGGGCTGGCGTGCTGGCAACCAAGGGCAACCTGGTGTTCACCGGCACCGGCGACGGCTACTTCAAGGCCTTCGACGCGAAAACCGGCAAGGAGCTGTGGAAGTTCCAGACCGGCACCGGCGTGATCTCCCCGCCCATCACCTGGGACCAGGACGGCGAGCAGTACATCGGTGTGACCACCGGTTACGGCGGCGCGGTACCGCTGTGGGGTGGCGACATGGCCGAGCTGACCAAGCCGGTCGCTCAGGGCGGTTCGTTCTGGGTGTTCAAGCTGCCGAGCTGGGATAACAAGTCCGCCAGCCGGTAA
- a CDS encoding aldehyde dehydrogenase family protein: MIYANPGSAGSIVTFKPRYGNYIGGEFVAPIKGEYFSNTSPVTGEVIAEFPRSGAEDIEKALDAAHAAADAWGKTSVQDRSLILLKIADRIEANLELLAVAETWDNGKAVRETLNADVPLAADHFRYFAGCVRAQEGSTAEINEHTAAYHFHEPLGVVGQIIPWNFPLLMAAWKLAPALAAGNCVVLKPAEQTPLSITVFIELVGDLLPPGVLNIVQGFGREAGEALATSKRIAKIAFTGSTPVGSHIMKCAAENIIPSTVELGGKSPNIFFEDIMQAEPAFIEKAAEGLVLAFFNQGEVCTCPSRAVVQESIYDAFMVEVMKKIKAIKRGNPLDTDTMVGAQASQQQFDKILSYMEIAQQEGAQILTGGNVEQLEGNLATGYYIQPTLIKGHNKMRVFQEEIFGPVVGITTFKDEAEALAIANDTEFGLGAGLWTRDINRAYRMGRGIKAGRVWTNCYHLYPAHAAFGGYKKSGVGRETHKMMLDHYQQTKNLLISYDINPLGFF; the protein is encoded by the coding sequence ATGATCTACGCAAACCCTGGCTCCGCCGGCTCCATCGTCACCTTCAAGCCGCGCTACGGTAACTACATCGGCGGCGAGTTCGTGGCGCCGATCAAGGGTGAATACTTCTCCAACACCTCGCCGGTCACCGGTGAAGTCATCGCTGAGTTCCCGCGCTCCGGCGCCGAAGACATCGAAAAGGCCCTCGACGCCGCCCACGCCGCCGCCGACGCCTGGGGCAAGACCTCGGTGCAGGACCGCTCGCTGATCCTGCTGAAGATCGCCGACCGTATCGAAGCCAATCTCGAACTGCTCGCCGTCGCCGAAACCTGGGACAACGGCAAGGCCGTGCGCGAGACCCTCAATGCCGATGTGCCGCTGGCCGCCGACCACTTCCGCTACTTCGCCGGTTGCGTCCGTGCCCAGGAAGGCAGCACCGCCGAGATCAACGAACACACCGCTGCTTACCACTTCCACGAGCCGTTGGGCGTGGTCGGGCAGATCATCCCGTGGAACTTCCCGCTGCTGATGGCCGCCTGGAAACTCGCCCCGGCCCTGGCCGCCGGCAACTGCGTGGTGCTCAAGCCGGCCGAGCAGACGCCGCTGTCGATCACCGTGTTCATCGAGCTGGTCGGCGACCTGCTGCCACCGGGCGTGCTGAACATCGTTCAGGGCTTCGGTCGCGAGGCCGGTGAGGCGCTGGCCACCAGCAAGCGCATCGCCAAGATTGCCTTCACCGGCTCCACCCCGGTCGGCTCGCACATCATGAAATGCGCTGCCGAGAACATCATCCCGAGCACCGTGGAGCTGGGCGGCAAGTCGCCGAACATCTTCTTCGAGGACATCATGCAGGCCGAGCCGGCCTTCATCGAAAAGGCCGCCGAAGGCCTGGTGCTGGCGTTCTTCAACCAGGGCGAAGTGTGCACCTGCCCGTCGCGCGCCGTGGTGCAGGAGTCGATCTACGACGCCTTCATGGTCGAGGTGATGAAGAAGATCAAGGCGATCAAGCGTGGCAACCCGCTGGACACCGACACCATGGTCGGCGCCCAGGCCTCGCAGCAGCAGTTCGACAAGATCCTCTCCTACATGGAGATCGCCCAGCAGGAAGGCGCGCAGATCCTCACCGGCGGCAACGTCGAGCAGCTGGAAGGCAACCTGGCCACCGGGTATTACATCCAGCCGACCCTGATCAAGGGCCACAACAAAATGCGCGTGTTCCAGGAGGAGATCTTCGGCCCGGTGGTCGGCATCACCACCTTCAAGGACGAAGCAGAAGCGCTGGCCATCGCCAACGACACCGAGTTCGGCCTCGGTGCCGGCCTGTGGACCCGCGACATTAACCGCGCCTACCGCATGGGCCGTGGCATCAAGGCCGGCCGTGTGTGGACCAACTGCTACCACCTGTACCCGGCACACGCCGCGTTCGGTGGCTACAAGAAGTCGGGCGTCGGGCGCGAGACCCACAAGATGATGCTCGACCACTACCAGCAGACCAAGAACCTGCTGATCAGCTATGACATCAATCCGCTGGGCTTCTTCTAA
- the pedF gene encoding cytochrome c-550 PedF produces the protein MKNKNIGFALLLMAASANVWAHGDVVPQAVDTNGLEPLGTEWREENPYRGNEKAIAIGSSGYNQNCAACHGLEAKSGGIAPDLRLLETGASGDEWFKERVINGAVRDGRVYMPKMADFLSQEALWAIRSYLESVHVEE, from the coding sequence ATGAAAAATAAGAACATAGGTTTCGCCCTGCTGCTGATGGCGGCTTCCGCCAACGTCTGGGCGCACGGTGATGTGGTGCCCCAGGCGGTCGACACCAACGGCCTCGAGCCGCTGGGCACCGAATGGCGCGAAGAGAACCCCTACCGCGGCAACGAAAAGGCCATCGCCATCGGCTCTTCCGGCTACAACCAGAACTGCGCGGCCTGCCATGGCCTGGAAGCCAAGTCCGGCGGTATCGCCCCCGACCTGCGCCTGCTGGAAACCGGCGCCAGCGGTGACGAGTGGTTCAAGGAGCGGGTGATCAACGGCGCGGTGCGCGACGGTCGCGTGTACATGCCGAAGATGGCCGACTTCCTCAGCCAGGAAGCCCTGTGGGCGATCCGCAGCTACCTGGAAAGCGTGCACGTCGAGGAGTGA
- a CDS encoding quinoprotein relay system zinc metallohydrolase 1, with product MRYLTLLLVLLSCQAAAELNYQLQPRQIAAHTWLLEGSTENFATSNGANIVNIAFIETSDGVVVIDSGPSKRYGEALRQAIATVTDKPVKLLLLTHHHPDHVLGNQAFADVPIAALAGTAALLAEQGDAMAENMYRLVGDWMRGTEVRLPTQTLEPGLLQVGDHRLRLLALSGHTGADLAILDETSGVLFAGDLVFYERALTTPNSPGLDVWLADIDTLQKLPWKLLVPGHGPLASDDKPFRQMRDYLGWLDQLMREGVAAGADMNELIRTPIPPRFAGVSLSRYELIRSVTHLYPRYEQKGLQRVDQSP from the coding sequence ATGCGCTACCTGACTCTGCTGCTGGTTCTGCTGTCCTGTCAGGCGGCAGCCGAGCTGAACTACCAGTTGCAACCCCGGCAGATCGCCGCGCACACCTGGCTGCTCGAAGGCAGCACGGAAAACTTCGCCACCAGCAACGGTGCCAACATCGTCAATATCGCCTTCATCGAAACCAGCGATGGCGTGGTGGTGATCGATTCCGGCCCGTCGAAACGCTATGGCGAGGCTCTGCGCCAGGCCATCGCCACGGTCACCGACAAGCCGGTGAAGCTGCTCCTGCTGACCCATCATCATCCCGACCATGTCCTCGGCAACCAGGCCTTCGCCGACGTGCCGATCGCCGCGCTGGCCGGCACCGCGGCGCTGCTGGCCGAGCAGGGCGATGCGATGGCGGAGAACATGTACCGACTGGTTGGCGACTGGATGCGCGGCACCGAAGTGCGCTTGCCGACCCAGACCCTGGAGCCGGGCCTTCTGCAGGTTGGCGATCACCGCCTGCGCCTGCTTGCCCTGAGCGGCCACACCGGCGCCGACCTGGCGATTCTCGACGAGACCAGCGGCGTGCTGTTCGCCGGCGACCTGGTGTTCTACGAGCGAGCGCTGACCACGCCGAACAGTCCGGGCCTGGATGTGTGGCTGGCGGATATCGACACCCTGCAGAAACTGCCGTGGAAATTGCTGGTGCCGGGACACGGGCCGCTGGCCAGCGACGACAAGCCGTTCCGGCAGATGCGCGACTACCTCGGTTGGCTCGACCAGCTGATGCGTGAAGGTGTCGCCGCCGGGGCGGACATGAACGAGCTGATCCGCACGCCGATCCCGCCGCGTTTTGCCGGCGTCAGCCTGTCGCGCTACGAGCTGATCCGCAGCGTCACCCACCTCTATCCGCGCTACGAGCAGAAGGGTCTGCAGCGGGTCGACCAATCCCCCTAG
- a CDS encoding methyl-accepting chemotaxis protein yields MPFGVLAAGPKAAASKTKVLWRGPNAHAPMSPIIFSVSCYPHVGFGGGENEVSMSTLSSRPWRLPLLQSGAVVLGVVLSQQFGWPLWVCLSLFVVLLWFPLLWRHSDDPPPVEAPSGIADLTRDLSRSTSHNALSAAGVSFSVQRLAQKLESMLDAAARIVTSAEQMIVTENATAQLSQQGLEASSTVRGNSEAGRAGLREAITRMHQLSQRASTSRELIERLSKRSEEIQRVTQVIQSIASQTNLLALNAAIEAARAGEHGRGFAVVADEVRGLAARTASATEEVGVMVRDIQQDTSAAVEQIRQLSEDLEGGVQQVEHAGEQLDGIATLAVGVEGQMQTIAAGACDNRQALDELFHAVEQMRADLAASDEQTARLSEAAVALEGQAEAISERLAEGGLDDYHQRIYDLARDAAQRIAERFEADVASGQISESALFDRSYKVQPGSEPARYTTAFDRYADSVLPAIQEPLLSQHEGLVFAIACTPEGYVPTHNQAFSKAPTGDPEHDRLHCRSKRLFNDRTGRRCGSHQQPLLLQTYTRDTGELMHDLSVPITLRGRHWGGLRLGYRPEPA; encoded by the coding sequence ATGCCGTTCGGCGTCCTGGCAGCAGGACCAAAAGCGGCGGCCTCTAAAACCAAGGTGCTATGGCGCGGGCCGAACGCGCATGCACCAATGTCACCCATCATCTTTAGCGTTTCCTGCTATCCGCACGTCGGCTTCGGCGGCGGTGAAAACGAGGTTTCTATGTCCACATTGTCGTCACGCCCCTGGCGGTTGCCCTTGCTGCAAAGCGGCGCGGTAGTGCTTGGCGTGGTGCTGTCGCAGCAGTTCGGCTGGCCCTTGTGGGTGTGCCTGTCGTTGTTCGTCGTGCTGCTGTGGTTTCCGCTGTTGTGGCGGCACAGCGATGACCCGCCGCCGGTGGAAGCGCCGAGCGGCATCGCCGACCTCACCCGTGACCTGTCACGCTCGACCAGCCACAACGCGCTGTCTGCCGCCGGCGTCAGCTTCTCCGTGCAGCGCCTGGCGCAGAAGCTCGAGTCGATGCTCGATGCCGCGGCGCGCATCGTCACCAGCGCCGAGCAGATGATCGTCACCGAGAACGCCACCGCCCAACTCAGCCAGCAGGGCCTGGAGGCGTCCAGCACCGTGCGTGGCAACAGCGAAGCGGGGCGTGCCGGGCTGCGCGAGGCGATCACCCGCATGCACCAGCTGAGCCAGCGTGCCAGCACCAGCCGCGAGCTGATCGAGCGCCTGAGCAAGCGCAGCGAGGAAATCCAGCGCGTCACCCAAGTCATCCAGTCCATTGCCAGCCAGACCAACCTGCTGGCGCTTAACGCCGCCATCGAAGCGGCGCGCGCTGGCGAGCACGGCCGTGGCTTCGCCGTGGTCGCCGACGAGGTACGCGGCCTGGCCGCGCGCACGGCCAGCGCCACCGAGGAAGTCGGGGTGATGGTGCGCGATATCCAGCAGGACACCTCGGCGGCGGTCGAGCAGATCCGCCAGCTGTCGGAAGACCTCGAAGGCGGCGTGCAGCAGGTCGAACACGCCGGCGAGCAGCTCGATGGCATCGCCACCCTGGCGGTGGGCGTGGAAGGGCAGATGCAGACCATCGCCGCCGGCGCATGCGATAACCGCCAAGCGCTGGACGAGCTGTTCCACGCGGTCGAGCAGATGCGTGCCGACCTCGCCGCCAGCGATGAGCAGACGGCGCGCCTGAGCGAAGCCGCCGTGGCCCTGGAAGGCCAGGCCGAGGCGATCAGCGAGCGCCTGGCCGAGGGTGGCCTGGACGACTATCACCAGCGCATCTACGACCTGGCCCGCGACGCCGCGCAGCGCATCGCCGAGCGGTTCGAGGCAGACGTGGCCAGCGGGCAGATCAGCGAGAGCGCGCTGTTCGACCGCAGCTACAAGGTCCAGCCCGGCAGCGAGCCAGCGCGTTACACCACGGCCTTCGACCGTTACGCCGACAGCGTGCTGCCGGCCATTCAGGAGCCACTGCTGAGCCAGCATGAAGGCCTGGTGTTCGCCATCGCCTGCACCCCGGAAGGCTATGTGCCGACGCATAACCAGGCGTTTAGCAAGGCGCCGACCGGCGACCCCGAGCACGACCGCCTGCATTGCCGCAGCAAGCGCCTGTTCAACGATCGCACCGGTCGCCGTTGCGGCAGCCACCAGCAGCCGCTGCTGCTGCAGACCTACACCCGCGACACCGGCGAGCTGATGCACGACCTGTCGGTGCCGATCACCCTGCGCGGGCGGCACTGGGGCGGCTTGCGTCTGGGCTATCGACCCGAGCCGGCCTGA
- a CDS encoding ABC transporter substrate-binding protein, whose product MYRLLTGLLLAGLFALPGFAAESLKIGLNYPRTGNYKDEGLELRRGALLAVDEINRNGGVLGRPLELLSENTASRAEQARDNVELFARQGARMVFGGATSEEAMAAGERARDLGLLYFATLSYANEVTGQAGHRYLFRESNSAWMSARVLGEYLSWHMPRQRYHYILVDDAWGRSMESALRLATHTTDRARYGRTALPTGLVRREQYRDALLKAQNSEAEVLVLVLLGENLQRTMRMVHNMGLKKQLQIIVPNLTKSVVQQAGPLVMEGVIGTEAWTWDLPRQENNAAGQRFVERYIAEYQEYPGSTTASAYSIVRQWADAVQRSQSLDSEQLIRALEDHHYVLLKDQQTWRAFDHQNVQSIYAVRVRSRAAVMSDPFKQDYFEVIHRMAGEQAAPSLDEWQQERGENLTLQ is encoded by the coding sequence ATGTACCGCCTGCTCACCGGCCTGCTGCTCGCCGGCCTGTTCGCCCTGCCCGGTTTCGCCGCGGAAAGCCTGAAGATCGGCCTCAACTACCCGCGCACCGGCAACTACAAGGACGAAGGCCTGGAGCTGCGCCGCGGCGCCCTGCTTGCCGTCGACGAGATCAACCGCAATGGGGGCGTGCTCGGTCGACCGCTGGAGCTGCTCAGCGAGAACACCGCCTCGCGCGCCGAGCAGGCCCGCGACAATGTCGAACTGTTCGCCCGCCAGGGCGCACGCATGGTCTTCGGCGGCGCCACCAGTGAAGAGGCGATGGCCGCCGGCGAGCGCGCCCGCGACCTCGGCCTGCTGTACTTCGCCACCCTCAGCTACGCCAACGAGGTCACTGGGCAGGCCGGCCATCGCTACCTGTTCCGCGAATCCAACAGCGCCTGGATGAGCGCCCGCGTGCTCGGCGAATACCTGTCGTGGCACATGCCGCGCCAGCGCTATCACTACATCCTGGTCGACGACGCCTGGGGCCGCAGCATGGAGAGCGCCCTGCGCCTGGCCACCCACACCACCGACCGCGCTCGCTACGGTCGCACCGCACTGCCGACCGGCCTGGTGCGCCGCGAGCAGTACCGCGACGCGCTGCTCAAGGCGCAGAACAGCGAGGCCGAGGTGCTGGTCCTGGTGCTGCTCGGCGAGAACCTGCAACGCACCATGCGCATGGTGCACAACATGGGCCTGAAGAAGCAGTTGCAGATCATCGTGCCCAACCTGACCAAGAGCGTGGTGCAGCAGGCCGGACCGCTGGTGATGGAAGGCGTGATCGGCACCGAAGCCTGGACCTGGGACCTGCCCCGGCAGGAAAACAACGCCGCGGGTCAGCGCTTCGTCGAACGCTACATCGCCGAATACCAGGAGTACCCCGGCAGCACCACGGCCTCGGCCTACTCCATCGTCCGTCAGTGGGCCGACGCCGTGCAGCGCAGCCAGAGCCTGGACAGCGAACAGCTGATCCGCGCCCTGGAGGACCACCACTACGTTCTGCTCAAGGACCAGCAGACCTGGCGCGCCTTCGACCACCAGAACGTGCAGAGCATCTACGCCGTGCGCGTACGCAGCCGCGCGGCGGTGATGAGCGACCCGTTCAAGCAGGACTACTTCGAGGTCATCCACCGCATGGCCGGCGAACAGGCCGCGCCTAGCCTTGACGAGTGGCAGCAGGAGCGCGGGGAAAACCTGACGCTGCAGTAA